One Solanum pennellii chromosome 10, SPENNV200 genomic region harbors:
- the LOC107001920 gene encoding uncharacterized protein LOC107001920 yields MDKLNKLGNKICEDLLHYEKTTWCKAYFKEHSKCDIVENNMCETFNSWILVARHKAIITMLEEIRHKIMDRNIAMRQFAETWISDISPMARLVLEENKDLARFCEVRFNGDIGYEILDGQYRHIVDIRKKTCTCRTWQLRGIPCQHAVLAYQHKGIEPEHEVVHWYRKETFLKAYNHFLQPIPNMKMWPHTSGVVIEPPEPKVMPGRPPKCRRKAKNEPRKKYGKLSKRGVKMTCSLCHQVGHNKKSCPTLAEMGQPGGYPNRKPSSSQPSLSSQPSSSSQPPLSSQPSSSSQPPLFSQPSSSSQPPLFSRPSSSSQPPVFNHQGSSMCFDSSAVRREQQPAKSRGTCRGTGRGTGRGTDRGTGRGTGRGTGRGTGTASEIGRGSVFNIGGVSSQQPDQPRVVEASISTGRQKRTKTIGFGIYTNASGSQTFNPGTSGEKVINSRVYKDASPTNIDIGYKPRGLKWNGGDAVTGSQLQRITQSRKNKRGTSSAPKNA; encoded by the exons ATGGATAAACTCAACAAATTAGGTAATAAAATTTGTGAGGACTTGTTGCATTATGAAAAAACTACTTGGTGCAAAGCATATTTTAAAGAGCATTCTAAGTGTGACATTGTTGAAAACAATATGTGTGAAACTTTTAATTCTTGGATACTAGTTGCTAGACATAAGGCTATCATAACTATGCTAGAGGAGATTAGGCACAAGATAATGGACAGAAATATTGCAATGAGGCAATTTGCTGAAACTTGGATCTCAGATATCTCTCCTATGGCTAGACTAGTACTAGAAGAGAACAAAGATCTTGCTAGATTTTGTGAAGTTAGATTCAATGGTGATATTGGGTATGAAATCTTAGATGGTCAATACAGACATATTGTTGATATAAGAAAGAAGACATGTACATGTAGAACATGGCAATTGAGGGGCATACCATGTCAACATGCTGTGCTTGCATATCAGCACAAAGGCATAGAACCTGAACATGAAGTGGTACATTGGTATAGGAAAGAGACTTTTTTGAAGGCTTATAATCATTTTCTACAGCCAATACCAAACATGAAAATGTGGCCTCACACTAGTGGTGTAGTGATTGAACCTCCTGAACCAAAAGTCATGCCTGGTAGGCCACCAAAGTGCAGAAGAAAGGCAAAGAATGAGCCTAGAAAAAAGTATGGAAAGTTATCCAAAAGAGGAGtaaaaatgacatgttcactGTGTCATCAAGTAGGCCACAACAAAAAATCTTGTCCAACATTG GCTGAAATGGGACAACCTGGAGGCTACCCAAACAGGAAACCAAGCTCAAGCCAACCATCACTGTCTAGCCAACCATCAAGCTCAAGCCAGCCACCATTGTCTAGCCAACCATCAAGCTCAAGCCAGCCACCACTTTTTAGCCAACCATCAAGCTCAAGTCAGCCACCACTTTTTAGTAGACCATCAAGCTCAAGTCAGCCACCAGTATTCAATCATCAAGGCAGTTCTATGTGTTTTGATTCTTCAGCTGTTAGAAGAGAGCAACAACCTGCTAAAAGCAGAGGCACATGCAGAGGCACTGGGAGAGGCACTGGGAGAGGTACTGACAGAGGAACTGGTAGAGGCACTGGTAGAGGCACTGGGAGAGGTACTGGCACTGCCAGTGAAATTGGAAGAGGCAGTGTTTTCAACATTGGAGGTGTATCAAGTCAGCAACCTGATCAACCAAGGGTTGTGGAAGCTTCAATATCAACAGGAAGACAAAAAAGGACCAAGACTATAGGATTTGGCATCTATACAAATGCAAGTGGTAGTCAAACCTTTAAT CCTGGTACTTCAGGAGAAAAAGTTATCAATTCGAGAGTTTATAAGGATGCATCTCCAACAAATATTGATATTGGTTATAAGCCTCGAGGACTCAAGTGGAATGGTGGAGATGCTGTCACTGGTTCACAGTTGCAACGTATCACTCAGTCAAGGAAAAACAAGCGTGGAACATCTAGTGCACCAAAGAATGCCTAA
- the LOC107032236 gene encoding uncharacterized protein LOC107032236, whose translation MACLMAEQTDEAEVNQSTKQSQSFVEVICKCTGKTWRFAAGTEAKFALKFINSSSVDSIPADQPATYVEAVKDGEVPVIFGPNSILVSYGKGWKLQPVTETTKGFSRGMPDDYAAARPAYMPPVLDNSHSAKRKSQAALSPIYIGKILLVFVLMFFIGALFTLLLDNLPQLLSRYGLDVE comes from the exons ATGGCTTGTCTAATGGCAGAGCAGACAGATGAAGCAGAAGTGAATCAATCCACGAAGCAATCTCAATCT TTTGTGGAAGTGATTTGCAAATGCACCGGCAAGACTTGGCGATTTGCTGCTGGAACAGAGGCAAAATTCGCACTGAAATTTATCAATAGTAGTAGCGTTGATTCTATCCCGGCAGACCAACCTGCAACTTATGTTGAAGCTGTTAAAGATGGGGAAGTGCCTGTGATTTTTGGCCCCAATTCAATTCTTGTGAGTTATGGCAAAGGATGGAAATTGCAGCCAGTCACCGAGACAACAA AAGGTTTTTCAAGAGGGATGCCTGATGATTACGCAGCAGCAAGACCTGCATATATGCCTCCG GTTTTGGACAACTCACATTCTGCAAAGAGAAAATCACAAGCTGCTCTAAGCCCTATCTACATTGGAAAGATATTGCTTGTATTTGTTCTAATGTTCTTTATTGGTGCCCTCTTCACCTTGTTGCTGGATAACCTTCCACAGCTTTTATCTAGATATGGGCTCGACGTTGAATAG
- the LOC107032231 gene encoding transcription factor MYB30-like translates to MGRPPCCDKIGVKKGPWTPEEDIILVSYIQEHGPGNWRSVPTNTGLMRCSKSCRLRWTNYLRPGIKRGNFTPHEEGMIIHLQALLGNKWAAIASYLPQRTDNDIKNYWNTHLKKKLKKFQIELDSHNLPLPPPNLENSNTNNYDHHHQFTKLLNSPNSSSSSSSLYASSTENISRLLEGWMRSSPNPSRRNNIDHDEMLHEAQKELQDQDGGVSNDDVVIIPNVNVDCESSEVVTHEKTSPPPFTYLEKWLLEENGGQVEELMELPMIFT, encoded by the exons aTGGGGAGGCCACCTTGTTGTGATAAAATTGGTGTCAAAAAAGGTCCTTGGACTCCTGAAGAAGATATCATATTAGTATCTTATATTCAAGAACATGGTCCTGGAAATTGGAGATCAGTCCCTACTAATACTG gaTTGATGAGATGCAGCAAAAGTTGTAGGCTAAGGTGGACAAATTACTTGAGGCCAGGAATCAAAAGGGGGAATTTCACTCCACATGAAGAAGGAATGATTATCCATCTTCAAGCTTTGTTGGGTAACAA ATGGGCAGCTATAGCTTCGTATCTACCTCAAAGAACAGATAATGATATCAAGAATTACTGGAACACGCATCTcaagaaaaaactcaagaaaTTCCAAATAGAACTGGATTCACATAATTTGCCTCTTCCTCCTCCTAATTTAGAAAATTCTAACACTAATAACtatgatcatcatcatcaattcacAAAGTTATTGAACTCTCCaaattcttcatcatcatcatcatcattatatgCTTCTAGTACTGAAAATATTTCAAGACTTCTAGAAGGTTGGATGAGATCTTCCCCTAATCCTTCTAGAAGAAACAATATTGATCATGATGAAATGTTGCATGAGGCACAAAAGGAATTACAAGATCAAGATGGAGGAGTTAGCAATGATGATGTTGTAATAATTCCAAATGTGAATGTTGATTGTGAAAGTAGTGAAGTTGTTACACATGAAAAGACAAGTCCTCCTCCATTCACATATCTTGAAAAATGGCTACTAGAAGAAAATGGTGGTCAAGTTGAAGAACTCATGGAACTTCCAATgatattcacataa